One stretch of Flavobacteriales bacterium DNA includes these proteins:
- a CDS encoding RHS repeat protein: MKKLLFTLLSFFYVITTTAGIYPQHSRVTGNQISVNSTIEVEDADYSCLTSPSCTSVELASSTLYLKLWLEESVAIPTTPFELRIDYTVTLNPGNVTQTGSLTIDYSNFGSYTDIDYQQFISSNTSSPYTKAKVTITNVSGSVPVNVHLDLNLSTEKYQPLSTNYPIVKWDGVGQLPTNELQIYWPHIEGAESYDVEWLFIDAPGSSMLPHNKSYDYNFKNATRINTSQLHYNISLAYPEGLLIFRARAVQNKQNGDRTEGKWSSATTGTLIPHNTFQYTQHQTTTTTVATPSYSYPGLEQGRNWQYNVSYAEGGKRKEMMSYYDPTLRNRQQVTILSTENRAVVGETIYDYVGRPAITTLPSPQQNQGIRFYNNQNKSPQTGLYNYQDFDTDTQYETPNPIDSINSLGSAHYYSKSNNSPFGINGQYTPTAQGYSYIRTQYLNDGTNRPQRQSGIGETFKISSGKETQYHYGKPTQEELDRLFGNEAGYAKMYTKKAVIDANGQASITYNDNYGRTIATALAGSTPENLTDIDTQPTFDSITTNLSHENQLDANGNITVSNSIIVVNPTTYHFTYQLDSAAVDFGCLNNQPCKYDYTIFITDVYGNKIPFTDSSTTLTATGITHQETISFTINISTPGTYKINKILKLNTDHLLNLVNTIIENNACLTVSIDSITDCNPTCSEACRDAFTSVNKKGDTTYFTPTGDVVAVIDSNGTIIEYGVNYTTSNAPDTIANLRHQIKTCTDSCTQIADYLGDGDQTPCQIQYNQLAADLSPGGQYFDNHPLQNTSTYEPNRYNQLITLMQTTSEFADYTQLSNCLNITFNGDTVEFWKTVHLNWDDNYSDILIRLHPEFCAYKSECCAIIKDCGVSINCNSPYTPNPSTITAHLSNYLGTGYDIREIAKDTSMTDYPTSNTTIDSIYHLLHDSTGVIGSGIMTPADFINATSTYFTQYEKYQYIKNKCTNLYLAGTYGITAEGFILRYPQNPVFENYTPPMPNTTTITQEVVDLCHQEATEYTQHFMQNFACIDQITDTAALSSYIQTQMQNNCNNGLNHNENMNYQIAHYLDSIGVVASCLYSLWPEESEDHCKCDQTIAYLADYHEKSITEITLNWSSYVQSINTSQFNELLDSIDLTQGYNLTTLDSILTKCNQLSFHQNNNTNGSNQLAVPSYFTCLADTITQDTNACVSTLNEITYQNALAQVQQQALDSATHYRNHYTNTCFHPDSMAQRETFTMRYLLEEYHYTLYYYDQAGNKIKTVPPSGLYQENNTGTVIHKSILTNAQIDSVQHYRANTSGYSFIHPQHTLVTNYKYNSLNQLTSQHTPDGDSTIYFYDALGRIIASQNAEQLTRGTYSYTLYDALGRTYQAGELQPSTTLSQTTAQDATDFLNRNLSTTTNPFLMWVHNATSKKSVITTRYNNYNPTYTIPITGENLRNRIAHIHYYDDYSQGHQTATYYSYDINGNVKTIIQENKNMPNGQTQKRIDYSYDLVSGNVNEVSYQAGENDQFYHQYEYDADNRLTVAYTSRNGIIWEKEAKYYYYPHGPLARVEIGDQQVQAQDYAYTIHGWLKTINSSTGKAERDLGEDGKIGGLNAEFGQDVYGISLHYYTGDYQAIGSAANSAILANTTNITANNLYNGNIGKMITAISDENENNIAIHGNGYSYDALNRIKSAQVWKDQSNHSIFENNTFINATNNGDYRSTYKYDGNGNLTYLKRNGYQSATTDTLMDEFSYIYDLSAGYKTNNKLHQVTDNVAASNYEIDIDNLSANNYQYDEIGRLTRDLSEEIDSIKWNVSNKVVEIIRTAGSNQPNIKFSYDPLGNRTSKKVTHTNGDQTITHYTLDAQGNTMATYKENIPSGEASSLSLQEYMLYGSSRLGVKTEDVYLIDPNLLSLVNVAGLGINNGELLKETGTSWNNGGASSAYQLNGDGYIKWTLDATNSSNVDIAVGLSYSDASPSLFTISYAWHTSSISSGAKIYENGSYKSSHGSYTGGTELMVRRSNNGTTIEYLKNGVVVATRNNLSAAPMVVDISLKIQNQSKITSLELYDSQKNRTLTLSGSSGAVNAVDLSYRTLDHKQYELSNHLGNVLQTISDRKLRPTSLTSTSLITSGSMATQSGVTYGINYIERNATGSTWG, encoded by the coding sequence ATGAAAAAACTACTTTTCACGCTACTATCCTTTTTCTATGTCATCACAACGACAGCAGGGATTTATCCTCAGCATAGCCGTGTAACAGGAAATCAAATCAGTGTCAATAGTACAATAGAAGTAGAAGATGCCGATTATAGCTGCCTTACAAGCCCAAGTTGTACCAGTGTAGAACTCGCTTCATCGACGCTCTATTTAAAACTGTGGTTAGAAGAAAGCGTGGCTATACCAACCACACCATTTGAACTTAGAATAGATTACACCGTGACCCTCAACCCAGGGAATGTAACTCAAACAGGAAGTTTAACCATCGACTATAGCAACTTTGGGAGTTATACCGACATTGATTACCAACAATTCATCAGTAGCAATACTAGTTCACCCTACACGAAAGCTAAAGTCACCATCACCAACGTAAGCGGATCAGTTCCCGTTAATGTCCATTTAGACCTAAACCTCAGTACAGAAAAATACCAACCCCTATCAACCAACTATCCCATCGTAAAATGGGATGGAGTAGGGCAGCTCCCCACCAACGAACTCCAGATCTATTGGCCACACATAGAAGGAGCGGAGAGTTACGACGTAGAATGGCTTTTTATCGATGCCCCAGGCTCATCAATGCTCCCCCACAATAAAAGCTATGATTATAACTTTAAAAACGCCACCCGCATCAATACCAGTCAACTCCATTATAACATATCACTCGCCTACCCAGAAGGCCTCTTAATCTTCAGAGCAAGAGCCGTACAAAACAAACAAAACGGCGATCGAACAGAAGGAAAATGGTCCAGTGCCACCACCGGAACCCTTATCCCCCACAATACCTTTCAATATACCCAACACCAAACCACGACCACCACAGTAGCCACCCCATCTTATTCCTATCCAGGTCTAGAACAAGGCCGAAACTGGCAATACAACGTAAGCTATGCCGAGGGCGGAAAACGCAAAGAAATGATGAGCTATTACGATCCCACCTTAAGAAATCGCCAACAAGTCACCATCCTAAGCACCGAGAATAGAGCAGTAGTCGGAGAAACCATCTACGATTACGTAGGTAGACCAGCCATAACAACCCTGCCCAGTCCCCAACAAAATCAAGGGATCCGTTTCTATAATAACCAAAACAAATCCCCCCAAACAGGCCTTTACAACTACCAGGACTTCGATACCGATACCCAATACGAAACCCCGAACCCCATCGACAGCATAAACTCATTAGGAAGCGCCCACTATTACTCCAAATCCAACAATAGTCCCTTTGGGATCAATGGACAATACACCCCAACAGCCCAAGGATATAGCTATATCCGAACCCAATACCTAAACGATGGGACCAACCGTCCCCAACGCCAAAGCGGAATAGGAGAGACCTTTAAAATAAGCTCCGGAAAAGAAACCCAATACCACTATGGCAAACCCACCCAAGAAGAACTAGACCGCCTCTTTGGAAACGAAGCCGGATATGCCAAAATGTACACCAAAAAAGCCGTAATCGATGCCAATGGACAAGCCAGCATTACCTATAACGATAACTATGGAAGAACCATCGCCACCGCGCTAGCAGGCAGTACCCCAGAAAACTTAACCGACATCGACACCCAACCCACATTCGATAGCATCACCACCAACCTAAGTCACGAAAATCAATTAGACGCCAATGGCAACATCACCGTCTCCAATAGCATTATCGTGGTCAATCCAACAACCTATCACTTTACCTACCAATTAGACTCCGCAGCCGTAGACTTTGGCTGCCTCAATAACCAACCCTGTAAATACGACTACACCATCTTTATCACCGATGTTTATGGCAATAAAATCCCCTTTACCGATAGCAGCACAACCCTCACAGCAACAGGCATAACCCACCAAGAAACAATCAGCTTTACCATCAACATCAGCACTCCCGGTACCTATAAAATCAATAAAATATTAAAATTAAACACCGACCATTTACTAAATCTAGTCAACACCATCATCGAAAATAACGCCTGTCTAACAGTATCAATAGACTCCATTACCGATTGTAACCCCACCTGTTCAGAAGCCTGTAGAGACGCTTTCACCAGTGTCAACAAAAAAGGAGACACCACCTACTTTACCCCAACTGGAGACGTAGTCGCCGTAATAGATAGCAACGGAACCATCATTGAGTACGGAGTCAACTATACCACAAGCAATGCCCCCGACACCATAGCCAACCTACGCCATCAAATCAAAACCTGTACAGACAGTTGTACCCAAATAGCCGATTACCTAGGAGACGGAGACCAAACACCCTGTCAAATCCAATACAATCAATTAGCCGCCGACCTCTCCCCAGGCGGACAATACTTCGACAACCACCCCCTACAAAACACCAGTACCTACGAACCCAACCGCTACAACCAACTCATCACCCTGATGCAAACCACCAGTGAATTTGCAGACTATACCCAACTCTCCAACTGTTTAAACATCACCTTTAATGGAGACACCGTAGAATTTTGGAAAACCGTACACCTTAACTGGGATGACAACTACAGCGATATCCTAATCCGTCTACACCCCGAGTTTTGCGCCTATAAAAGCGAATGCTGCGCGATCATCAAAGACTGCGGAGTATCAATCAACTGCAACAGCCCATACACCCCCAATCCATCGACAATCACAGCCCACCTCAGTAATTACCTAGGCACAGGTTACGACATTCGAGAAATCGCAAAAGACACCTCAATGACGGACTATCCAACTTCGAATACCACCATCGACAGCATCTATCATTTGCTACACGATAGCACTGGCGTAATCGGATCAGGCATCATGACACCAGCCGACTTTATCAACGCCACCAGCACCTACTTTACCCAATACGAAAAATACCAATACATCAAGAATAAATGCACAAACCTCTACCTAGCAGGAACCTATGGCATCACAGCCGAAGGATTTATCCTCCGCTATCCCCAAAACCCCGTATTCGAAAACTACACCCCACCCATGCCCAACACCACCACCATCACCCAAGAAGTCGTAGACTTATGCCATCAAGAAGCAACAGAATACACCCAACACTTTATGCAGAACTTTGCATGTATCGACCAAATCACCGATACCGCAGCCCTCAGCAGCTATATCCAAACACAAATGCAAAACAACTGCAACAATGGACTAAACCATAACGAAAACATGAACTATCAAATCGCTCATTACCTCGACAGTATAGGCGTAGTAGCCTCATGCCTATACAGCCTTTGGCCAGAAGAATCAGAAGACCATTGCAAATGCGATCAAACCATCGCCTATTTAGCCGATTACCATGAAAAAAGCATCACAGAAATCACCCTCAACTGGAGTAGCTACGTCCAAAGCATCAACACCAGTCAATTCAATGAACTCCTAGATTCCATAGACCTCACCCAAGGATACAACCTCACCACCCTCGACAGTATCCTCACCAAATGCAACCAATTAAGCTTTCACCAAAACAATAACACCAACGGAAGCAACCAACTCGCAGTACCCAGCTATTTCACATGCCTTGCTGACACCATTACCCAAGACACCAATGCTTGTGTAAGCACCCTCAACGAGATCACCTATCAAAACGCACTAGCCCAAGTCCAACAACAAGCCCTCGACAGTGCAACCCACTACCGAAACCACTATACCAACACCTGCTTTCATCCCGACAGCATGGCCCAAAGAGAAACCTTCACCATGCGTTACCTCCTAGAAGAATACCATTACACCCTCTATTACTACGACCAAGCCGGCAACAAGATCAAAACCGTACCCCCATCAGGACTCTACCAAGAAAACAACACAGGCACAGTCATCCATAAAAGCATCTTAACCAATGCACAAATAGACTCCGTACAACACTACAGAGCAAACACAAGCGGATATTCATTCATCCATCCCCAACACACCTTAGTCACCAACTATAAATACAACTCGCTCAACCAACTCACCAGTCAACACACCCCCGACGGAGACAGTACCATTTACTTTTACGACGCCCTAGGAAGAATCATTGCCTCACAAAACGCCGAACAATTAACCCGCGGGACCTACAGTTATACCCTATACGACGCCCTAGGCAGAACCTATCAAGCCGGAGAACTCCAACCAAGCACAACCCTCAGTCAAACCACCGCACAAGACGCAACCGACTTTTTAAACCGAAACCTCAGTACCACCACCAATCCCTTTTTAATGTGGGTACACAATGCCACCAGCAAAAAAAGTGTCATCACCACCCGCTACAACAATTACAACCCCACATATACCATCCCCATCACCGGAGAAAACCTACGCAACCGAATCGCCCACATCCACTATTACGACGATTACAGTCAAGGACACCAAACCGCGACCTACTATAGTTACGATATCAACGGAAACGTCAAAACCATCATTCAAGAAAACAAAAACATGCCCAACGGACAAACCCAAAAACGCATCGACTATAGCTACGACTTAGTCAGTGGGAATGTCAACGAAGTCTCCTACCAAGCCGGCGAGAACGACCAATTCTACCACCAATACGAATACGATGCCGACAACCGATTAACCGTAGCCTATACCAGTAGAAACGGAATCATCTGGGAAAAAGAAGCCAAATACTACTATTACCCCCACGGACCACTCGCCCGTGTAGAAATCGGCGACCAACAAGTCCAAGCCCAAGACTACGCCTATACCATCCACGGTTGGTTAAAAACCATCAACTCCAGCACAGGAAAAGCAGAACGCGATCTCGGAGAAGACGGAAAGATCGGAGGACTCAATGCCGAATTTGGACAAGACGTTTATGGAATCTCGCTCCATTACTATACCGGCGACTATCAAGCCATCGGAAGTGCTGCCAATAGCGCCATTCTAGCCAACACCACCAACATAACCGCCAATAACCTCTATAACGGGAACATCGGAAAAATGATTACAGCCATATCCGACGAAAACGAAAACAACATCGCCATTCACGGTAACGGTTACAGTTACGACGCCCTAAACCGAATCAAAAGTGCTCAAGTCTGGAAAGACCAGAGCAATCACAGCATCTTCGAAAATAATACCTTTATAAACGCAACCAATAACGGCGATTACCGTAGTACTTATAAATACGACGGAAATGGTAACCTCACTTACCTAAAACGAAACGGATACCAATCGGCAACCACCGACACCCTCATGGACGAATTCAGCTACATATACGACCTAAGTGCAGGCTATAAAACCAACAATAAACTGCACCAAGTCACCGACAATGTAGCAGCCAGCAACTACGAAATAGACATCGATAACCTTAGCGCCAACAATTACCAATACGATGAAATAGGGCGCCTCACCCGAGACCTTTCCGAAGAAATCGACAGCATCAAATGGAACGTATCCAACAAAGTCGTCGAAATCATCAGGACAGCCGGAAGCAATCAGCCCAACATCAAGTTTAGCTACGATCCACTAGGCAACAGAACCAGCAAAAAAGTCACCCATACCAATGGCGATCAAACCATCACCCATTACACCTTAGATGCCCAAGGCAACACGATGGCCACCTACAAAGAAAACATACCAAGCGGAGAAGCATCCAGTCTCAGCCTACAAGAATACATGCTCTATGGAAGCAGTCGATTAGGCGTAAAAACAGAAGATGTTTACCTAATAGACCCCAACTTACTCTCCTTAGTCAACGTAGCAGGATTAGGGATCAACAACGGCGAACTCCTCAAAGAAACAGGAACCAGTTGGAACAATGGCGGCGCATCATCCGCCTACCAACTCAACGGAGACGGCTACATCAAATGGACCTTAGATGCCACCAACAGCTCCAATGTAGACATAGCCGTAGGACTCTCCTATAGCGATGCCTCCCCAAGTCTCTTTA
- a CDS encoding DinB family protein, producing MNSNQLLDELISLSEELSKKVADLQQLPIKQLNNRPDSASWSALECIEHLNLYFAFYIPEISKRMAKQKGINASVTFRPGWLGNYFANAMKIKEGKFKKMKTFQDKNPIGSKLDNKTIEQFIAYQNELIKLLTEAKASNLNQIRTSITISKLIKLKLGDTFRFLIYHNERHVVQAINALN from the coding sequence ATGAATAGCAATCAATTATTAGACGAGTTAATAAGCCTATCAGAAGAGTTAAGCAAAAAAGTAGCCGATTTACAACAGCTGCCAATTAAACAGTTAAATAATAGACCAGATAGTGCCTCTTGGAGTGCATTAGAATGTATTGAACACCTTAATTTATATTTTGCCTTTTATATCCCAGAGATAAGCAAAAGAATGGCAAAACAAAAAGGTATTAATGCCTCAGTTACTTTCCGCCCAGGTTGGTTAGGTAATTATTTTGCAAATGCAATGAAAATAAAAGAGGGAAAGTTCAAAAAAATGAAAACATTTCAAGACAAGAATCCTATTGGAAGTAAACTTGATAATAAGACTATAGAGCAGTTTATAGCCTATCAAAACGAATTAATAAAATTATTAACCGAAGCAAAAGCATCGAACTTAAACCAGATCAGAACCAGTATTACAATCTCTAAGTTAATCAAATTAAAATTAGGAGATACCTTTCGCTTTTTAATTTATCACAATGAAAGACATGTTGTACAAGCTATAAATGCGTTAAACTGA
- a CDS encoding Crp/Fnr family transcriptional regulator translates to MNNLISLLINEINAQNLWENRLTIKRNEYLNKKGIINSNLYFIKKGTFRIYTVDGETEYTIRFGYQNNMITAIDSFITNQPSQFYIQALKESQVYSISKQRFKCLIEEKKEYQQAYEAILEQLILQQMEREMDLLIANPKERYERVLKRSPLLFQEIPLKYIASYLRMAPETLSRM, encoded by the coding sequence ATGAATAATTTAATTTCATTGCTCATTAACGAAATAAATGCACAAAACCTTTGGGAAAATAGGTTAACCATTAAAAGAAATGAATACCTAAATAAAAAGGGCATTATTAATTCTAATTTATACTTTATTAAGAAAGGTACCTTTAGAATATATACAGTTGATGGTGAAACTGAATATACCATCCGTTTTGGTTATCAAAACAACATGATAACAGCAATTGATTCTTTTATTACTAATCAACCATCTCAATTCTATATTCAAGCTTTAAAAGAAAGCCAGGTTTATTCAATTTCAAAACAACGTTTTAAGTGTTTAATTGAGGAAAAGAAAGAATATCAGCAAGCTTATGAAGCTATTTTAGAACAGTTGATTTTACAACAAATGGAAAGAGAAATGGATTTGTTAATTGCTAATCCTAAAGAACGTTATGAAAGAGTGCTTAAACGAAGCCCTCTATTATTTCAAGAAATCCCGCTGAAGTATATAGCATCTTATTTAAGAATGGCTCCAGAAACTTTGTCAAGAATGTAA
- the rplQ gene encoding 50S ribosomal protein L17 — protein MRHGKKFNHLGRKSAHRKAMLSNMACSLIEHKRIVTTLAKAKALRVYVEPLVTKSKTDTTHSRRTVFSYLKNKDAAAELFRTVAPKVQERQGGYTRIIKLPNRLGDNAEMAMIELVDFNDLLLADAAPKKKTRRRSKKSAAPKTEAPAPKAEDSAAAEEE, from the coding sequence ATGAGACACGGTAAGAAATTTAATCATTTAGGACGTAAGTCTGCACATAGAAAAGCAATGCTTTCTAATATGGCTTGTTCTTTAATTGAGCATAAAAGAATAGTTACAACTTTAGCTAAAGCTAAAGCTTTAAGAGTATACGTAGAACCTTTAGTTACAAAATCTAAAACGGATACGACTCACTCTAGAAGAACTGTATTTAGCTACTTAAAGAACAAAGATGCTGCAGCAGAATTGTTTAGAACAGTTGCTCCTAAAGTACAAGAAAGACAAGGTGGGTATACTAGAATTATTAAGTTACCAAACCGTTTAGGTGATAATGCAGAAATGGCAATGATAGAGTTAGTTGATTTCAACGATTTATTATTGGCTGATGCAGCTCCTAAGAAAAAGACAAGAAGAAGATCTAAAAAATCAGCAGCTCCAAAAACTGAAGCTCCTGCTCCTAAAGCAGAAGATTCAGCTGCAGCTGAAGAAGAATAA
- a CDS encoding DNA-directed RNA polymerase subunit alpha, which yields MAILDFQKPDKVIMLDSTDTFGQFEFRPLEPGYGITVGNALRRILLNSLEGHAISSVRIEGVEHEFDTIKGVVEDVTEIILNLKQVRFKKQIEDTDSEKIVINISGQDTFTAGDIGKFTSSFQILNPEQVICKMESSVKLNIEMTIASGRGYVPSEENKTSNAPVGTIFIDSIFTPIKNVKYSIANFRVEQKTDYEKLLMDITTDGSINPKDALKEAAKILIHHFMLFSDERITLDDADRAEAEEFDETSLHMRQLLKTRLVDMDLSVRALNCLKAADVETLGELVSFKKNDLLKFRNFGKKSLTELEDLIESKGLSFGMDISKYKLDRE from the coding sequence ATGGCAATTTTAGATTTCCAAAAACCAGATAAAGTTATCATGCTAGATTCAACTGACACTTTTGGTCAGTTCGAATTCAGACCACTAGAGCCAGGTTATGGTATTACAGTGGGAAATGCTTTAAGAAGAATTTTATTAAATTCTCTTGAAGGGCATGCAATATCTTCTGTTAGAATTGAAGGAGTAGAACACGAATTTGATACTATTAAAGGAGTTGTTGAAGATGTAACTGAAATTATCTTAAACTTAAAACAAGTTCGTTTTAAGAAACAAATCGAAGATACAGATTCAGAAAAAATAGTTATCAATATTTCTGGTCAAGATACATTTACTGCTGGAGACATCGGTAAATTTACTTCATCTTTTCAGATCTTAAATCCTGAGCAAGTAATTTGTAAAATGGAATCTTCTGTTAAGTTGAACATTGAAATGACTATTGCTTCTGGTAGAGGTTACGTTCCTTCTGAAGAGAATAAAACTTCTAACGCACCTGTAGGTACAATCTTTATTGATTCAATCTTTACTCCAATTAAAAACGTTAAGTATTCTATTGCTAACTTTCGTGTTGAGCAAAAAACAGATTACGAAAAGTTATTAATGGATATTACAACTGATGGATCAATTAATCCTAAAGATGCATTAAAAGAAGCTGCTAAAATCTTAATCCATCACTTTATGTTATTCTCTGATGAAAGAATTACATTGGATGATGCTGATAGAGCTGAAGCAGAAGAGTTCGATGAAACTTCTCTACATATGCGTCAACTATTGAAAACTAGATTAGTTGATATGGATTTATCTGTAAGAGCTTTAAACTGTTTAAAGGCTGCAGATGTGGAAACATTAGGAGAGTTAGTATCTTTCAAAAAGAACGATTTATTGAAGTTCAGAAACTTTGGTAAAAAATCACTTACTGAATTAGAAGACCTTATCGAATCTAAAGGACTTTCATTTGGTATGGATATCTCAAAATATAAATTGGATAGAGAATAA
- the rpsD gene encoding 30S ribosomal protein S4, which produces MARYRGPKSKIARKFNEPIFGADKVLEKKNYPPGMHGNNRRRKKQSEYAIQLAEKQKAKYTYGILERQFSNLFKKANAKSGITGEVLLQLCETRLDNIVYRLGIANSRNAARQLVSHRHITINGKVLNIPSYSVKIGDVVGVREKSKSLEVINNSLAATNTKHEWLDWDASTMSGQINTVPNRDQIPENIKEQLIVELYSK; this is translated from the coding sequence ATGGCTAGATATAGAGGTCCAAAATCGAAGATTGCTCGTAAATTCAATGAACCAATTTTTGGAGCAGATAAAGTTCTAGAGAAAAAGAACTATCCTCCAGGAATGCACGGGAATAACAGAAGAAGAAAGAAGCAGTCAGAATATGCAATTCAATTAGCAGAAAAGCAAAAAGCTAAATATACTTACGGTATCTTAGAGCGTCAATTCTCTAATTTATTTAAGAAAGCAAATGCTAAGTCAGGAATTACAGGTGAGGTATTGTTACAATTATGTGAAACTAGATTAGATAACATCGTTTATCGTTTAGGTATCGCTAATTCTCGTAATGCTGCTCGTCAGTTAGTTTCTCATAGACACATAACTATTAACGGAAAAGTTTTAAATATCCCTTCTTACAGTGTTAAAATTGGAGATGTAGTAGGAGTAAGAGAAAAGTCTAAATCTTTAGAGGTTATTAACAATTCTTTAGCAGCTACAAATACAAAGCACGAATGGTTAGATTGGGATGCATCTACTATGTCAGGACAAATTAATACTGTCCCTAATAGAGATCAAATTCCTGAGAATATAAAAGAACAACTTATCGTTGAGTTATATTCTAAATAA
- the rpsK gene encoding 30S ribosomal protein S11 yields MAKSQKKKKKVVVEPVGQAHIKASFNNIIISLTNASGQVISWSSAGKMGFRGSKKNTPYAAQVAAEECAREAHEFGLRKVKVYVKGPGSGRESAIRSIHNSGIEVTEIIDVTPLPHNGCRPPKRRRV; encoded by the coding sequence ATGGCTAAGTCACAAAAAAAGAAAAAAAAGGTTGTTGTAGAACCTGTAGGACAAGCGCACATTAAAGCTAGTTTTAACAATATAATTATTTCATTAACTAACGCATCAGGGCAAGTTATTTCTTGGTCTTCTGCTGGTAAAATGGGATTCAGAGGTTCTAAGAAGAACACACCTTACGCTGCTCAAGTTGCAGCAGAAGAATGCGCTAGAGAAGCTCACGAATTTGGATTAAGAAAAGTAAAAGTTTACGTTAAAGGACCTGGTTCTGGACGTGAATCAGCAATAAGAAGTATTCATAACAGCGGAATCGAAGTAACTGAAATTATCGATGTTACTCCATTACCACACAATGGATGTCGTCCTCCAAAAAGACGTAGAGTTTAA
- the rpsM gene encoding 30S ribosomal protein S13 — translation MARIAGIDIPKNKRGVIALTYVYGIGRSTAKKILDKAGVDENIKVQDWNDEQTGTIRNIISEEITVEGALRSEIQLNIKRLMDIGCQRGIRHRMGLPLRGQRTKNNARTRKGRKKTVANKKKATK, via the coding sequence ATGGCAAGGATTGCAGGTATTGATATACCAAAAAACAAAAGAGGCGTAATCGCTTTAACTTATGTTTATGGTATTGGAAGAAGCACCGCTAAGAAAATTTTAGACAAAGCAGGTGTAGATGAGAACATTAAAGTTCAAGACTGGAATGATGAACAAACAGGAACCATTCGTAATATCATCAGTGAAGAAATCACTGTTGAGGGAGCATTACGTTCGGAAATCCAATTGAACATCAAGCGTTTAATGGATATTGGATGTCAAAGAGGTATACGTCACCGTATGGGATTACCTTTGAGAGGACAAAGAACAAAGAATAACGCAAGAACAAGAAAAGGAAGAAAGAAAACTGTTGCTAACAAGAAAAAAGCAACTAAATAA
- the ykgO gene encoding type B 50S ribosomal protein L36, whose translation MKTRASVKKRSADCKIVRRKGRLYVINKKNPKFKQRQG comes from the coding sequence ATGAAAACAAGAGCTTCAGTAAAGAAACGTTCTGCCGATTGTAAAATCGTTAGAAGGAAAGGAAGATTGTATGTAATCAACAAAAAGAACCCGAAGTTTAAACAACGTCAGGGCTAA
- the infA gene encoding translation initiation factor IF-1 translates to MAKQAAIEQDGTILEALPNAIFRVELENGHTIIAHISGKMRKFYIRILPGDRVKVEMSPYDLTKGRITFRYK, encoded by the coding sequence ATGGCTAAACAAGCAGCTATAGAACAAGACGGAACAATTTTAGAGGCATTACCAAATGCCATTTTTCGTGTAGAATTAGAAAATGGACATACAATCATTGCCCATATTTCTGGTAAGATGAGAAAGTTTTATATTCGTATTCTACCAGGAGATCGTGTTAAGGTTGAAATGTCGCCATACGACTTAACAAAAGGAAGAATAACTTTTAGATATAAATAA